One window of Treponema denticola genomic DNA carries:
- the ppdK gene encoding pyruvate, phosphate dikinase, with translation MAKSKYVYFFGGGSAEGNGTMKEVLGGKGAGLAEMTAIGLPVPAGFTITTEVCEEYYKNNRKYPVELKAQVESYLSKLEKITGKKLGDKKDPLLVSVRSGAPVSMPGMMETILNLGLNDQSVQGLAEKTGNLRFALDAYRRFILMYGSTAMNIEREKFDKIFDDVKEKRTKKRLNLAQSAKVSDTDVNEPELQEVIDRSKKLYEKEIKAPFPQDPIKQLWGSIGAVFGSWMSDKAVTYRRVENIVGIRGTAVNVMQMVFGNKGDNSGTGVCFTRDPNSGKNDFYGEYLFNAQGEDVVAGIRTPIKLDVFAKKDPAAYKKLCNARKILEKHYKDMQDMEFTVEEGELYMLQCRTGKRLPAAAFQMAVDMVEEKLITKEEAVSRIKASDIEGVFYKALDYSKAADLKSAHLVDGIPAVPGAACGIICLSAEAAEAASKDGKKAVLVRHETSPEDVGGMHAAEGILTATGGKTSHAAVVARGWGKCCIVGCENLRIDYEKKEVSAKGIVLKEGDYITLDGSKGAVYKGELPLITPKPPAAYKKIMEWVDQIRKIKVRTNADTPEDAKIAVGHGAQGIGLCRTEHMFFSDENRIQAIREMIIAENKEAREKALKKLLPYQTKDFEGIFKAMNGYPVTIRLIDPPLHEFVPHDKEGQQKLAEKLNISFASVKNRVDQLTEANPMLGHRGCRLSITYPEILEMQVTAIINAACTVQKKGIAVLPEIMIPLTIDAKEFKILEKRIRAVADDIIEKKAKDKKLKYMVGTMIETPRAALLADKIAEHAEFFSFGTNDLTQMTIGISRDDAGKFLPEYVDENKAGVFKADPFQSLDQEGVGILVASAIQKGRGVKKNLEIGVCGEHGGDLNSVKFFCRAGMDYVSASPLRVPIARLAAAQAEVEASKTKAGVKKPAKAAAKTSKASEKTKAKTAKKPAKKPSKK, from the coding sequence ATGGCAAAGTCAAAATATGTATATTTTTTTGGCGGAGGTAGCGCTGAAGGTAATGGTACGATGAAGGAAGTATTGGGAGGCAAGGGTGCCGGTTTGGCAGAAATGACGGCTATAGGTCTTCCCGTTCCTGCCGGATTTACTATTACAACCGAGGTTTGCGAAGAGTATTATAAAAATAACAGAAAGTATCCTGTTGAACTAAAAGCTCAAGTCGAATCTTATCTTTCAAAATTGGAAAAAATTACCGGAAAAAAACTTGGGGACAAAAAAGATCCTTTGTTGGTTTCCGTTCGATCGGGGGCTCCCGTTTCGATGCCCGGAATGATGGAGACAATTTTGAATTTAGGTCTAAATGACCAATCCGTTCAAGGCTTGGCCGAAAAGACCGGAAATTTAAGGTTTGCCCTGGATGCTTATCGTAGGTTTATTTTGATGTATGGTTCTACGGCAATGAACATTGAACGTGAAAAATTCGATAAAATTTTTGATGATGTAAAAGAAAAAAGAACAAAAAAGCGTCTTAATCTTGCACAATCTGCAAAAGTGTCGGATACCGATGTAAACGAACCTGAATTACAGGAAGTTATTGATAGATCTAAAAAACTTTATGAAAAAGAAATAAAAGCTCCCTTCCCCCAAGATCCTATAAAACAGCTTTGGGGTTCTATAGGGGCCGTATTCGGTTCTTGGATGTCCGATAAGGCCGTTACTTACAGAAGGGTTGAGAACATTGTAGGAATCCGCGGTACGGCTGTAAATGTTATGCAGATGGTATTTGGAAACAAAGGAGATAATTCGGGGACAGGAGTCTGCTTTACACGCGATCCGAATTCGGGTAAGAACGACTTTTACGGCGAGTATCTCTTTAATGCCCAAGGCGAGGATGTTGTTGCAGGAATCAGAACTCCTATTAAGCTCGATGTATTTGCAAAAAAAGATCCCGCCGCTTATAAAAAACTTTGCAATGCCCGCAAAATTCTTGAAAAGCATTATAAGGATATGCAGGATATGGAATTTACCGTTGAAGAAGGTGAATTGTACATGCTCCAGTGCCGAACCGGTAAGAGACTTCCTGCAGCTGCCTTCCAGATGGCTGTAGATATGGTGGAAGAAAAACTTATAACCAAGGAAGAAGCAGTTAGCCGTATTAAGGCTTCGGATATTGAAGGCGTATTCTACAAGGCCTTGGATTATTCGAAGGCTGCCGATTTAAAATCCGCCCATCTTGTAGACGGTATTCCTGCCGTTCCGGGAGCTGCCTGCGGTATAATCTGTCTTTCGGCAGAAGCTGCGGAAGCTGCTTCAAAGGACGGTAAAAAAGCAGTTTTAGTCCGCCATGAAACAAGTCCCGAAGATGTAGGCGGTATGCACGCTGCCGAGGGAATTTTAACCGCAACCGGCGGAAAAACCAGTCATGCAGCCGTAGTTGCCAGAGGCTGGGGAAAATGCTGTATAGTAGGCTGTGAAAATTTAAGAATCGATTACGAGAAAAAGGAAGTTTCTGCCAAGGGCATTGTTTTAAAAGAAGGCGATTATATAACCTTGGACGGTTCAAAGGGCGCTGTTTACAAGGGCGAGTTACCCTTAATTACTCCTAAGCCTCCTGCAGCCTATAAAAAAATCATGGAATGGGTTGATCAGATACGAAAAATAAAAGTAAGAACAAATGCCGATACGCCCGAAGATGCCAAGATAGCCGTAGGCCATGGAGCTCAAGGTATCGGTCTTTGCCGAACCGAGCACATGTTCTTTAGCGATGAAAACAGGATACAGGCAATACGTGAAATGATTATTGCAGAAAACAAGGAAGCAAGAGAAAAGGCTCTAAAAAAACTTCTTCCTTATCAGACAAAGGATTTTGAGGGTATCTTTAAGGCTATGAACGGTTATCCCGTAACTATCCGCTTGATAGACCCGCCCTTACACGAATTTGTTCCTCATGACAAAGAAGGTCAGCAAAAGTTGGCCGAAAAGCTTAATATAAGTTTTGCAAGTGTAAAAAACCGTGTAGACCAGCTGACCGAAGCAAACCCGATGTTGGGACACAGAGGCTGCCGCTTGAGCATTACCTATCCTGAAATTCTTGAGATGCAGGTTACTGCCATTATAAATGCAGCCTGCACGGTTCAAAAGAAAGGAATTGCCGTTTTACCCGAAATAATGATTCCTCTTACAATCGATGCAAAAGAATTTAAAATTTTGGAAAAGAGGATTCGAGCAGTAGCTGACGATATTATAGAGAAAAAGGCTAAGGATAAAAAGCTTAAGTACATGGTCGGTACTATGATTGAAACTCCAAGGGCTGCTCTTCTTGCAGACAAAATAGCAGAACATGCTGAATTTTTCTCATTCGGCACAAATGACCTTACGCAGATGACCATAGGTATAAGCCGAGATGATGCAGGTAAATTCCTTCCCGAATATGTAGATGAAAACAAGGCCGGCGTATTTAAGGCTGACCCCTTCCAGTCATTGGATCAAGAAGGTGTCGGTATCTTGGTAGCTTCCGCTATTCAAAAGGGAAGAGGAGTCAAAAAGAACTTGGAAATAGGTGTTTGCGGTGAACACGGAGGAGACTTAAATTCGGTTAAGTTTTTCTGCAGGGCAGGAATGGACTATGTTTCCGCTTCACCCTTACGGGTTCCTATAGCAAGGCTTGCCGCAGCTCAGGCTGAAGTTGAAGCTTCAAAAACTAAGGCCGGTGTAAAAAAGCCAGCCAAGGCTGCCGCTAAAACCTCAAAGGCTTCCGAAAAAACAAAGGCAAAAACCGCTAAGAAGCCGGCTAAGAAGCCTTCTAAAAAATAA
- the aroH gene encoding chorismate mutase: MSLIKKLRALRGAVCCEDSEAGISSAVVNLYSRMLRENSLPEKDIVSIHFTVTSDIKALNPASALRRNGFAENTVLFCALEPCMEGSLPKTIRILIYYYSRKKPSHIYMGGAEVLRPDLISKTDSK; encoded by the coding sequence ATGAGCTTGATAAAAAAATTACGGGCTTTACGTGGGGCCGTATGTTGCGAAGATAGTGAAGCCGGTATATCTTCGGCAGTCGTGAATCTTTACAGCCGAATGTTAAGAGAAAATTCCCTACCTGAAAAGGATATAGTTTCAATACATTTTACGGTTACCTCCGATATAAAGGCTTTAAATCCTGCATCTGCTTTAAGAAGGAATGGTTTTGCGGAAAACACGGTCCTTTTTTGTGCTTTAGAGCCCTGTATGGAAGGCAGTTTACCAAAAACCATTAGAATCTTAATTTATTATTATTCTAGGAAAAAGCCGAGTCATATTTATATGGGCGGAGCTGAGGTTTTAAGACCTGATTTGATAAGCAAGACGGATAGCAAGTAA
- the rpmE gene encoding 50S ribosomal protein L31: MKKDIHPKYEETTVTCACGNVINTCSTAKDIKVEICSQCHPFFTGKQKLVDTAGRIDRFKKRYNIKD, translated from the coding sequence ATGAAAAAAGATATTCATCCGAAATATGAAGAAACAACCGTTACTTGTGCTTGCGGAAACGTAATAAATACGTGTTCTACAGCCAAAGATATCAAGGTTGAAATCTGCTCGCAGTGCCATCCTTTTTTTACAGGAAAACAAAAGCTTGTTGACACTGCAGGACGAATTGATCGCTTTAAGAAACGATACAATATTAAAGACTGA
- a CDS encoding NfeD family protein — MGWWSIWLLVGVICIGLELIIPGLVIIFFGFGAVFTSVFSLIPFINQALWFQIIIFVVFSVLSLIFLRKKFTPVFKGTIFYPDKKSGKEGDEFADVIETVFHNKEGRIKYQGTTWSARSLSEEIPEGSMVRVLRREGLTYIVEKAEK; from the coding sequence ATGGGATGGTGGTCTATCTGGCTTTTGGTTGGTGTTATTTGCATAGGCTTGGAGCTTATAATTCCCGGCCTTGTTATTATCTTCTTCGGCTTTGGGGCTGTTTTTACTTCCGTTTTTAGTTTAATTCCTTTTATTAATCAAGCTCTTTGGTTTCAAATAATAATCTTTGTTGTTTTTTCGGTTCTCTCCTTGATTTTTTTGCGTAAAAAATTTACTCCTGTTTTTAAGGGTACTATTTTTTATCCCGATAAAAAAAGCGGTAAAGAAGGAGACGAATTTGCCGATGTTATTGAAACGGTTTTTCATAACAAAGAAGGCAGAATAAAGTATCAGGGCACGACATGGAGTGCACGCTCTCTTTCGGAAGAAATTCCTGAAGGCTCAATGGTGAGGGTCCTAAGGCGGGAAGGGCTTACCTACATTGTTGAAAAGGCTGAAAAATAA
- the sdaAA gene encoding L-serine ammonia-lyase, iron-sulfur-dependent, subunit alpha produces MKTIEYKKIEDLIQKAAENSLRISDIILEDQRSALEETKEQCFERMQEHLNVMLEAIEKGTNPDIRSTSGLTGGDAYKIYERSENGKALCGPLLANGIRMAMAVSELNASMGKIVAAPTAGSCGILPGAIGAVLKTKDVKKEDAVMSLFTAGAIGMVIANTASISGAEGGCQAECGSASAMAAGAIVEMCGGTPEMVGHATAIALKCILGLVCDPVAGLVEVPCVKRNASGVSLAFTAAELALAGIKSAIPVDEVIIAMKKVGDSMPSALRETAEGGLACTATGKRLQKEIFGKTL; encoded by the coding sequence ATGAAAACAATAGAGTATAAAAAAATAGAAGACCTGATACAAAAAGCAGCCGAAAACTCTTTAAGAATTTCGGATATTATTTTAGAAGACCAAAGATCCGCCCTAGAAGAAACTAAGGAACAGTGCTTTGAAAGAATGCAGGAGCATTTAAACGTAATGCTTGAAGCGATTGAAAAGGGAACAAACCCTGATATACGCTCTACAAGCGGGCTTACGGGCGGAGATGCTTATAAAATATACGAAAGATCTGAAAACGGAAAAGCCCTCTGCGGCCCCCTCCTTGCTAACGGCATAAGAATGGCTATGGCCGTTTCCGAATTAAACGCTTCAATGGGAAAAATAGTTGCAGCCCCCACTGCCGGCTCTTGCGGTATTCTCCCCGGTGCAATCGGAGCCGTTCTAAAAACAAAGGATGTAAAAAAAGAAGATGCAGTTATGTCCTTGTTTACTGCCGGAGCTATCGGCATGGTTATAGCCAACACTGCTTCCATTTCGGGAGCTGAGGGCGGATGTCAAGCCGAATGCGGCTCGGCCTCAGCCATGGCAGCAGGAGCTATAGTAGAAATGTGCGGAGGAACCCCGGAAATGGTAGGCCATGCAACGGCTATTGCCCTTAAATGTATCTTAGGTCTTGTTTGCGACCCTGTAGCAGGCTTGGTTGAAGTTCCTTGCGTAAAACGGAATGCTTCCGGCGTAAGCCTTGCCTTTACGGCGGCAGAGCTTGCATTAGCAGGAATCAAAAGTGCTATCCCCGTAGACGAGGTTATAATAGCCATGAAAAAAGTCGGAGATTCTATGCCTTCAGCCTTGAGAGAAACTGCCGAAGGGGGCCTCGCCTGTACAGCTACAGGCAAAAGACTTCAAAAAGAAATATTCGGAAAAACTTTATAA
- the sdaAB gene encoding L-serine ammonia-lyase, iron-sulfur-dependent subunit beta, translating into MDVFDIIGPIMIGPSSSHTAGAVRIGYLTRVLLAEPAIKARVYLHGSFAYTYKGHGTDRAIAAGIMGMKPENERIRNSLTLAKEQGLDISFESIDIPNAHPNTALIELTGIDGKEISVQGSSIGGGNILITKINGKPVELSGKNPTLVVEYQDIPGRIAAITSVTAKHKINISQIHIGRDYRGGTATMCLQMDGLSVGPELKEDILQIDHIYNVILIQPV; encoded by the coding sequence ATGGATGTTTTCGATATTATAGGTCCGATTATGATAGGGCCGTCCAGTTCGCATACGGCAGGAGCCGTCAGAATCGGATATTTAACAAGGGTTCTTCTTGCAGAACCTGCTATAAAAGCAAGAGTTTATTTGCACGGTTCTTTTGCCTACACCTATAAGGGGCACGGTACCGACAGGGCCATTGCTGCAGGTATTATGGGAATGAAACCCGAAAACGAGCGTATAAGAAACAGCCTGACCCTTGCAAAAGAGCAAGGTTTGGACATAAGCTTTGAGTCTATAGATATTCCTAATGCCCATCCCAACACTGCATTGATTGAGCTGACGGGTATTGACGGAAAAGAGATTTCCGTGCAAGGCTCCTCCATAGGGGGCGGAAATATTCTGATTACTAAAATAAACGGAAAACCTGTAGAGTTAAGCGGTAAAAACCCTACACTGGTAGTAGAATATCAAGATATCCCCGGAAGAATAGCCGCCATAACAAGCGTAACGGCAAAACACAAGATAAATATTTCGCAAATTCATATCGGAAGAGATTACCGCGGCGGAACCGCCACAATGTGCCTTCAAATGGACGGTTTAAGCGTCGGCCCGGAATTAAAGGAGGACATTTTGCAAATAGACCACATCTACAATGTTATCCTGATTCAGCCGGTATAA
- a CDS encoding DUF4418 family protein: MKRYIFSALIIIIGLLVLFAPFGFAHVCHPKADGSFMKCHWMGEAVRLLGGLIALSGLAFFICKKSRFGISVYNIGTGLSLILLETLVIGTCKHSNMSCNVYTKPIVILLAIALIASSLIYVFLSRKEKVE; this comes from the coding sequence ATGAAAAGATACATATTCAGTGCACTCATTATTATAATCGGTTTATTGGTTTTATTTGCTCCGTTCGGCTTTGCCCATGTATGTCATCCTAAGGCTGACGGCAGTTTTATGAAATGTCATTGGATGGGAGAAGCTGTTAGGTTGTTAGGGGGGCTGATAGCCTTATCAGGACTTGCTTTTTTTATTTGTAAAAAATCGCGCTTCGGAATATCCGTCTACAATATTGGAACCGGACTAAGTCTTATTTTGCTTGAAACCCTTGTTATAGGTACCTGTAAGCACTCAAATATGAGCTGTAATGTTTATACAAAGCCTATAGTTATTTTATTGGCTATCGCTTTGATTGCATCAAGTCTTATTTATGTTTTTCTTTCGCGCAAAGAAAAAGTTGAGTAA
- a CDS encoding ABC transporter ATP-binding protein: MLLKTKSLCKSFARGKNSFFAVKNVEFSISASDFVFIVGRSGSGKTTFLNLISGILDPTQGQVFFEDEDILSMSDTAKSFYRNESIGFVPQSLAYLPNLSVFDNVRVPFFLFNRDGDSEGRALSLLELMDIAHLKNEMPQNLSGGEIKRMLIARALMNSPKLLIADEPTANLDKETSEKVMNLIKSVNKLGTAVLIVTHDSEILDENSTIYRMDAGELSIR; the protein is encoded by the coding sequence ATGCTTTTAAAAACAAAATCCCTTTGCAAATCTTTTGCCAGAGGTAAAAATTCTTTTTTTGCAGTAAAAAATGTTGAGTTTTCCATTTCGGCTTCCGATTTTGTATTCATTGTAGGGCGTTCGGGTTCGGGAAAAACAACCTTTCTTAATTTAATATCAGGTATTTTAGATCCTACGCAGGGGCAGGTCTTTTTTGAAGATGAGGATATTTTATCTATGAGCGATACCGCTAAGAGCTTTTACCGCAATGAGTCGATAGGCTTTGTTCCTCAGTCATTGGCTTATTTGCCGAATCTTTCGGTCTTTGATAATGTAAGAGTTCCGTTTTTTTTATTTAACAGGGACGGCGACAGTGAGGGTAGGGCTTTAAGCCTCTTGGAGCTTATGGATATAGCTCATTTAAAGAACGAGATGCCCCAAAATTTATCCGGCGGAGAAATAAAGCGAATGTTGATTGCAAGGGCTCTTATGAATTCTCCTAAATTACTTATTGCAGATGAACCTACGGCAAATCTTGACAAGGAAACTTCTGAAAAGGTTATGAATCTTATAAAAAGTGTTAATAAGCTAGGTACTGCCGTTTTAATTGTAACCCATGATTCTGAAATTTTAGATGAGAATAGTACTATATATAGAATGGATGCCGGTGAATTGAGTATTCGATGA
- a CDS encoding FTR1 family iron permease, which produces MFNKSFKRFLSIFLIFFVFLFSVSAEEKEDLSTWTKIVEKMEIHLNNAYELYTQGKTREAYDEVNAAYFRYYESKGMEKITMSYLSGARKTAVENAFYEYRKNVKSDKDSEMIRAHKDALIAMLYHDAAELDGTSNDKGGSGKSAAVATFISCFVLILREGLEAILVIAAIIAYLVKTGKKKYISSVYVGALAGILVSIVLAFLFGLLAGAQSGIAQEIFEGIGMFVAVIVLFYVSNWMISKSETEAWERYIQKKVESSVSTGNKWVLVFAAFIAVAREGAELILFFQGVPVQGASGQRAMILAIVLSVIILAGVFLAFRFLSVKLPLKPFFTVTSILMYILCFSFTGKGVSELQAAGVVGKTIIPWMQSFELDFLGIYATYESLIPQIIVLITIIVFSSLYVKKNKKILAELKKKEGKE; this is translated from the coding sequence ATGTTTAATAAGAGTTTTAAAAGATTTTTATCGATTTTTTTGATTTTCTTTGTTTTTTTGTTTTCTGTTTCAGCCGAAGAAAAAGAAGACTTGAGCACTTGGACTAAAATAGTCGAAAAAATGGAAATACATCTGAATAATGCATACGAATTGTATACACAGGGGAAAACCCGTGAAGCTTATGACGAAGTAAATGCCGCTTATTTTAGATATTACGAATCCAAGGGAATGGAAAAGATAACGATGAGCTATCTTTCCGGTGCACGCAAAACGGCTGTCGAAAATGCTTTTTATGAGTACAGAAAAAATGTAAAAAGCGATAAGGACAGCGAAATGATAAGAGCTCATAAGGATGCCCTTATAGCGATGCTCTACCATGATGCAGCCGAGCTTGACGGCACTTCCAATGATAAGGGCGGAAGCGGAAAATCGGCAGCTGTTGCTACCTTTATTTCCTGTTTTGTGCTTATACTGCGTGAAGGCTTGGAAGCTATTTTGGTTATAGCGGCTATTATAGCTTATCTTGTAAAAACAGGAAAAAAGAAGTACATATCTTCCGTTTACGTAGGAGCTCTTGCAGGTATTCTTGTAAGTATAGTTTTAGCCTTTTTATTCGGTTTGTTGGCTGGTGCACAAAGCGGTATAGCTCAAGAGATTTTTGAAGGTATCGGAATGTTTGTTGCCGTAATAGTTTTATTCTATGTGAGCAACTGGATGATTTCAAAGTCGGAAACGGAAGCATGGGAAAGATATATTCAAAAGAAGGTTGAATCTTCGGTATCTACCGGTAATAAATGGGTCTTGGTTTTTGCTGCCTTTATTGCTGTTGCAAGAGAAGGAGCCGAGCTTATTTTATTCTTCCAAGGTGTTCCCGTTCAAGGTGCAAGCGGTCAAAGAGCTATGATTTTAGCTATTGTGTTATCGGTTATTATTTTAGCCGGTGTTTTCCTTGCATTTAGATTTTTAAGCGTAAAACTGCCCCTAAAGCCGTTTTTTACAGTAACAAGTATTTTGATGTACATACTTTGTTTTTCGTTTACGGGAAAGGGCGTTTCGGAATTGCAGGCTGCAGGTGTAGTCGGAAAGACTATAATCCCGTGGATGCAAAGTTTTGAGTTGGATTTTTTAGGCATATATGCAACCTATGAAAGTTTGATACCTCAAATAATAGTTTTAATTACGATTATTGTGTTTTCAAGTTTATATGTCAAAAAAAATAAAAAGATTCTTGCCGAATTAAAAAAGAAAGAAGGCAAAGAATAA
- a CDS encoding iron transporter, with amino-acid sequence MKKTLSCIFALLAIAFVITSCEKNEAGQAMKPAPADEKMAAPKPEEEGAAGFDEFPIGDEQDAGILTVAGVYFQPVDMEPAGNSLSKNEADCHMEADIAANEKGATLGYGVGDFVPYLHVKAYIQKVGSSKVQEVAFMPMNASDGPHYGANVKFEEGLGKYNIKFEIKAPGNDYLIHVDKETGVTGRFWTEPIVVEWKDFEWTGPQW; translated from the coding sequence ATGAAAAAAACTTTATCTTGTATTTTTGCATTGCTTGCAATTGCTTTTGTAATTACATCATGCGAAAAAAATGAAGCAGGACAGGCTATGAAACCTGCTCCTGCTGACGAGAAAATGGCTGCCCCTAAACCCGAAGAGGAAGGAGCTGCCGGTTTTGACGAGTTCCCCATCGGTGATGAGCAAGATGCCGGAATCTTAACGGTTGCAGGTGTTTATTTTCAGCCTGTAGATATGGAACCTGCCGGTAACAGTTTGTCAAAGAACGAAGCTGACTGCCACATGGAAGCCGATATTGCCGCTAATGAAAAGGGCGCAACATTGGGTTATGGTGTAGGCGACTTTGTTCCTTACTTACATGTTAAGGCTTATATCCAAAAAGTAGGTTCTTCAAAGGTACAGGAAGTTGCATTTATGCCGATGAATGCCAGTGACGGACCTCACTATGGTGCTAATGTAAAATTTGAAGAAGGCTTAGGTAAGTACAATATCAAGTTTGAAATTAAGGCACCGGGAAATGACTATCTTATCCATGTTGACAAAGAAACAGGTGTTACCGGCCGTTTCTGGACGGAACCCATCGTTGTTGAATGGAAAGATTTTGAATGGACAGGACCTCAGTGGTAA
- a CDS encoding Fe-S-containing protein, which yields MFWGCTILKFYIRVIEAGIGFALVLAVVFASFRTQRPEKKRYVVFLGILTGFIGSIVSAILRSIPNYINRTNFAFWSMIPVSIFFLILIVLLLFKTKAKKSLLDENIFGTTVFLYTAATIFYYLPVIITLSTTLVNYGESAVSTLVLYRLIGYLLGIVFIILASLSIYKTLIKLSDIELNITVIASLCILGITQIVVIIQRLYSLRIIPRNDFIFWFIASVVNNGNFFIFAVIVFIMFAPILLWKKNIKITEAYNNNAELRKIKAKKRNAKRWARFSLSLLLISVFSLSFLRFYVDREVPLSPPEDYTIEEGLAVISLEQLEDDKLHRYEYITEQGISMRFIAIKKSENSYGVGLDACDICGPSGYFERNNEVICKLCDVVMNKATIGFPGGCNPVPIPYIVHDGNIKIKISDLESEAHRFK from the coding sequence ATGTTTTGGGGGTGCACCATTTTAAAATTTTATATAAGGGTTATTGAAGCAGGCATAGGCTTTGCATTAGTCCTTGCAGTTGTTTTTGCTTCATTTAGAACTCAAAGACCCGAAAAAAAACGGTATGTTGTTTTTTTAGGTATACTCACAGGATTTATCGGCAGTATTGTTTCCGCAATATTAAGATCTATTCCTAATTACATAAATAGAACTAATTTTGCTTTTTGGTCGATGATTCCCGTCAGTATATTTTTCTTAATTTTAATTGTTCTTTTACTGTTTAAAACAAAAGCGAAAAAATCTTTATTGGACGAAAATATTTTCGGTACAACCGTTTTTTTATATACGGCTGCAACGATATTTTATTATCTTCCCGTTATAATAACTCTTTCTACAACCTTGGTTAATTACGGCGAAAGTGCGGTAAGCACCCTCGTTTTATATAGACTTATAGGCTACTTGCTCGGAATAGTTTTTATTATTCTTGCAAGTCTTTCAATTTATAAAACCTTGATAAAGTTATCCGATATCGAATTAAATATTACAGTAATAGCTTCTCTTTGTATTTTAGGGATAACTCAAATTGTAGTAATAATCCAGCGTTTATATTCTTTAAGAATAATTCCGCGGAATGATTTTATCTTTTGGTTTATTGCAAGCGTGGTAAATAACGGAAACTTTTTTATATTTGCCGTCATTGTGTTTATAATGTTTGCTCCGATTCTTTTATGGAAAAAAAATATTAAAATTACCGAAGCATATAATAATAATGCCGAATTAAGAAAAATAAAAGCAAAAAAGCGTAATGCAAAAAGATGGGCTCGATTTTCTTTAAGCCTTTTATTGATTTCGGTTTTTTCTTTATCTTTTTTGCGTTTTTATGTAGACAGAGAAGTTCCTTTGTCTCCGCCTGAAGATTATACAATCGAAGAGGGTCTGGCTGTTATTTCCTTAGAGCAATTGGAAGATGATAAACTTCACCGCTATGAATATATAACGGAACAAGGAATCAGTATGCGTTTTATTGCCATAAAAAAAAGTGAAAACTCTTACGGTGTAGGCCTTGATGCCTGCGATATATGCGGTCCAAGCGGTTATTTTGAACGGAATAATGAAGTAATCTGTAAACTTTGCGATGTAGTTATGAATAAGGCTACCATAGGTTTTCCCGGAGGATGCAATCCTGTTCCGATTCCTTATATTGTACATGACGGGAATATTAAAATAAAGATATCAGACCTTGAGTCCGAGGCTCATCGTTTTAAATAG